The Catenuloplanes niger genome includes a window with the following:
- a CDS encoding LysR substrate-binding domain-containing protein — protein sequence MVTLHQLRCFLATVEHGSFTAAAAALGYAQPSLSEQVRLLEQGIDARLFRRAGRGLTPTEAAHALIPHATAALAAVDAGTRAVAGVREVLTGTVRFGVFGTARLYLGAGLVEDVLRRHPGIRLELAGLNSAQIAAQLRRGTLEAAVIALSGSSTQGLAVTPVMRDELVYVSADPERLTQAVTPARLAAAPLVLPDVSFRDDDTTRRRLARDLQAHGHQLTTRVEVEDPETALEIAARGLADTVTWRGVLRAHRLPDGLGWTSLRPRRYETFAIAHRPDAVLSPAVRAVAELVTTRMRDLDAQVRS from the coding sequence TTGGTCACTTTGCATCAGCTCCGGTGCTTCCTGGCCACCGTCGAACACGGCTCGTTCACCGCCGCCGCGGCCGCGCTCGGCTACGCCCAGCCGTCGCTGTCCGAGCAGGTCAGACTGCTGGAGCAGGGCATCGACGCACGCCTGTTCCGGCGGGCCGGGCGCGGCCTGACCCCGACCGAGGCCGCGCACGCGCTGATCCCGCACGCCACCGCCGCGCTGGCCGCGGTCGACGCCGGCACCCGCGCGGTCGCCGGCGTCCGCGAGGTCCTCACCGGCACGGTCCGGTTCGGTGTCTTCGGCACCGCGCGCCTCTATCTCGGCGCCGGCCTGGTCGAGGACGTGCTGCGCCGGCATCCCGGCATCCGGCTCGAACTCGCCGGCCTGAACTCCGCGCAGATCGCCGCCCAGCTGCGCCGCGGCACGCTGGAAGCGGCCGTGATCGCGCTGTCCGGGTCGTCCACCCAGGGGCTCGCGGTCACGCCGGTGATGCGCGACGAACTCGTCTACGTCAGCGCCGACCCGGAGCGCCTCACCCAGGCCGTCACGCCCGCCCGGCTCGCGGCCGCGCCGCTGGTGCTGCCGGACGTCAGCTTCCGCGACGACGACACCACCCGGCGCCGGCTCGCCCGCGACCTGCAGGCACACGGCCACCAGCTGACCACGCGGGTGGAGGTCGAGGACCCGGAGACCGCGCTGGAGATCGCGGCCCGCGGCCTCGCCGACACCGTCACCTGGCGCGGGGTGCTGCGCGCCCACCGGCTGCCGGACGGGCTCGGCTGGACGTCGCTGCGGCCCCGCCGATACGAGACGTTCGCGATCGCGCACCGGCCCGACGCCGTGCTCTCCCCCGCGGTCCGCGCGGTCGCGGAGCTGGTCACCACCCGCATGCGGGACCTGGACGCGCAGGTCCGAAGCTGA
- a CDS encoding GNAT family N-acetyltransferase produces the protein MSLIELHEAAGCEPVVWGPDRTRDWWRAWTASTRVSGAEFRVLARDTTGGCVALWLVDANPPVVYLGADGEAAVLAADLDDYAALLASGATPGAAAAAGLPAVRAAQAAYPEFPAHAWRPEPVAAIRWATADDAEDLTTLIATMGYEVGAADVAGRLRTLPDSGHAVYVAVTDRITGWVHVLISHSLIVGTRAELGGLAVAQTRAGAGSALLATAERWAVRHGATSMYVRSGAHRTEAHGFYGRRGYTVRTTQLALTKPLTPPD, from the coding sequence GTGAGCCTGATCGAGCTGCACGAGGCCGCCGGCTGCGAGCCGGTGGTGTGGGGTCCGGACCGGACACGGGACTGGTGGCGGGCGTGGACCGCGTCGACGCGGGTGTCCGGCGCGGAGTTCCGGGTGCTGGCCCGCGACACCACCGGCGGGTGCGTGGCACTGTGGCTGGTCGACGCGAACCCGCCGGTCGTCTACCTCGGCGCGGACGGGGAGGCGGCGGTGCTCGCGGCCGACCTCGACGACTACGCGGCGCTGCTGGCCTCCGGGGCGACACCGGGCGCCGCGGCGGCGGCCGGGTTGCCGGCCGTGCGGGCGGCTCAGGCGGCGTACCCGGAGTTCCCGGCGCACGCGTGGCGGCCGGAGCCGGTGGCCGCCATCCGGTGGGCGACCGCCGACGACGCCGAGGACCTCACCACCCTGATCGCCACCATGGGGTACGAGGTGGGCGCGGCCGACGTGGCCGGGCGGCTGCGGACGTTGCCGGACAGCGGGCACGCCGTCTACGTGGCCGTCACCGACCGGATCACCGGATGGGTGCACGTACTCATCTCGCACAGCCTGATCGTCGGCACCCGCGCGGAACTCGGCGGGCTCGCGGTCGCGCAGACGCGGGCCGGGGCCGGGAGCGCATTGCTGGCCACCGCGGAACGGTGGGCGGTACGGCACGGCGCGACCAGCATGTACGTCCGGTCCGGTGCGCACCGCACGGAGGCGCACGGGTTCTACGGCCGGCGCGGCTACACCGTGCGCACCACGCAGCTCGCGCTCACGAAGCCACTGACTCCGCCAGACTGA
- a CDS encoding MFS transporter: MHTYGALFRTPEFPPLFVVVCAGASASTIGGLALATIVFAGTGSPLLSAISMFGPAAAQLLGATLLLSVADRVPPRAALATCAALSACCLAVLAIPGLPLAAVFGLLGLMGLVASVAGGVRLGLLTQVVPADGYLLGRSVLNMSVGSVQILGFTAGGALLTVLPPHGVLALAAGCQLLGAATALLGLRPRRPRASGRPSVAATWRANARLLSSVPRRYVLVALCVPNGLIVGAEALFVPYAPAHAGILLAAAALGMLTGDVLAGRFLPRAWRDRAGAALRLLLAAPYLLFAAGLPLWLAAVLTAVASVGYSGTLVLQERLIALTPDDLRGQALGLHSSLMMGMQAVGATVAGAAAELAGSAAIGITVMAVLSITVTLLVTTGLRTPLPQPAPAH, encoded by the coding sequence ATGCATACGTACGGTGCGCTGTTCCGCACGCCCGAGTTCCCGCCGCTGTTCGTCGTCGTGTGCGCCGGCGCGTCCGCGTCCACGATCGGCGGCCTCGCGCTCGCCACGATCGTCTTCGCCGGCACCGGATCGCCGCTGCTCAGCGCGATCAGCATGTTCGGCCCGGCCGCGGCACAGCTGCTCGGCGCCACGCTGCTGCTGTCCGTCGCGGACCGGGTGCCGCCCCGGGCCGCGCTGGCCACCTGCGCCGCGCTGTCCGCGTGCTGCCTGGCCGTGCTCGCGATCCCGGGCCTGCCGCTCGCGGCCGTGTTCGGCCTGCTCGGCCTGATGGGCCTGGTCGCGTCCGTCGCCGGCGGCGTCCGGCTCGGCCTGCTCACCCAGGTGGTGCCGGCGGACGGCTACCTGCTGGGCCGCTCCGTGCTCAACATGTCGGTCGGATCCGTGCAGATCCTCGGCTTCACGGCCGGCGGCGCACTGCTCACCGTCCTGCCACCGCACGGCGTGCTGGCCCTGGCCGCCGGCTGCCAGCTGCTCGGCGCCGCGACCGCGCTGCTCGGCCTGCGGCCCCGGCGCCCGCGCGCGTCCGGGCGGCCGTCCGTGGCCGCGACCTGGCGGGCGAACGCACGCCTGCTGTCGTCCGTGCCCCGCCGGTACGTGCTGGTCGCGCTCTGCGTCCCGAACGGCCTGATCGTCGGCGCCGAGGCGCTGTTCGTGCCGTACGCGCCGGCGCACGCCGGAATCCTGCTGGCCGCGGCCGCGCTCGGCATGCTCACCGGCGACGTGCTGGCCGGCCGGTTCCTGCCCCGCGCGTGGCGGGACCGCGCCGGAGCGGCCCTGCGCCTGCTGCTCGCCGCGCCCTACCTGCTGTTCGCGGCCGGCCTCCCGCTGTGGCTCGCGGCCGTGCTGACCGCGGTCGCGTCGGTCGGCTACTCCGGCACGCTGGTGCTGCAGGAACGCCTGATCGCGCTGACCCCGGACGACCTGCGCGGCCAGGCGCTCGGCCTGCACTCGTCCCTGATGATGGGCATGCAGGCGGTCGGCGCCACCGTGGCCGGCGCGGCCGCCGAACTGGCCGGGTCCGCCGCGATCGGCATCACGGTGATGGCGGTCCTCTCCATCACCGTCACGCTGCTGGTCACCACGGGCCTGCGCACCCCGCTCCCACAGCCGGCCCCGGCCCACTGA
- a CDS encoding nitroreductase/quinone reductase family protein, with translation MSDDFNSRNIEEFRANRGRIALFGDARLLLLTTTGARTGRPHTTPLGYLPDDEFRLLVVASAGGADRHPAWYHNLRADPKVTVEDGIFTYPAVAEVITGAERERLFARIVEAQPGYGDYQRTTRRVLPVVALRNASEGPPRAGTSFGETLKAIHDSFRRELALVRSEVAAAGPALGAQLRVNCLAVCGGLHVHHRGEDRGIFPAVVARSPELAPVIERLTAEHVKIAALIDELEAAVRTDNPLPQVERLIDELEAHLRYEEEMLVPVL, from the coding sequence GTGTCTGACGACTTCAACAGCCGCAACATCGAGGAGTTCCGGGCCAACCGGGGCCGGATCGCGCTCTTCGGCGACGCCCGGCTGCTGCTGCTCACCACGACGGGCGCCCGCACCGGGCGCCCGCACACCACCCCGCTCGGCTACCTGCCGGACGACGAGTTCCGCCTGCTCGTGGTCGCCTCCGCGGGTGGCGCCGACCGGCACCCGGCGTGGTACCACAACCTGCGGGCCGACCCGAAGGTCACCGTCGAGGACGGCATCTTCACCTACCCGGCCGTCGCCGAGGTGATCACCGGTGCGGAGCGCGAACGGCTCTTCGCCCGGATCGTCGAGGCCCAGCCCGGCTACGGCGACTACCAGCGCACCACGAGACGCGTCCTGCCCGTGGTCGCGCTGCGCAACGCGTCGGAGGGCCCGCCACGCGCCGGCACGTCGTTCGGCGAGACGCTCAAGGCGATCCACGACTCGTTCCGCCGCGAACTCGCGCTGGTCCGGTCCGAGGTCGCCGCCGCCGGCCCGGCACTCGGCGCGCAACTGCGCGTCAACTGCCTCGCGGTCTGCGGCGGCCTGCACGTCCACCACCGCGGCGAGGACCGCGGCATCTTCCCGGCCGTCGTGGCCCGCTCACCCGAGCTGGCCCCGGTCATCGAACGGCTCACCGCCGAACATGTGAAGATCGCCGCCCTGATCGACGAACTGGAGGCCGCGGTCCGCACCGACAACCCGCTGCCGCAGGTGGAGCGCCTGATCGACGAGTTGGAGGCGCACCTGCGCTACGAGGAGGAGATGCTGGTCCCGGTCCTCTGA
- a CDS encoding maleylpyruvate isomerase family mycothiol-dependent enzyme, with protein MSTELGLDYAGHLSALRGAVGRLVDLVADADPATAVPACPGWDLGTLSGHIGATHRWAEAMVASGMPRRLPFDAFAAEVPHEAGELTVWLLVGAQRLLATLESTDPDRPVWTFGHDRRAAGWPRRMLHEAVVHGLDAAEALRQPTQVDAAIARDGIEEFLGTMLHHPTIQRRLQPADGTPLTGTLILAAADTGEIWRVDLGPAGSRWRRVTSTADGDAVVLGGIAELYLYLWHRVPAPTVMGSPDLVAQWSRATTL; from the coding sequence ATGAGTACCGAGTTGGGTCTGGACTACGCCGGGCACCTGTCCGCCCTGCGCGGCGCCGTCGGCCGCCTCGTCGATCTCGTCGCGGACGCCGACCCGGCCACCGCCGTGCCCGCCTGCCCCGGCTGGGACCTCGGCACGCTCTCCGGCCACATCGGCGCCACCCACCGCTGGGCCGAGGCCATGGTCGCCTCCGGCATGCCGCGCCGGCTGCCGTTCGACGCGTTCGCCGCCGAGGTCCCGCACGAGGCCGGCGAGCTGACCGTCTGGCTGCTCGTCGGCGCGCAGCGCCTGCTCGCCACGCTCGAGTCGACCGACCCGGACCGGCCGGTCTGGACGTTCGGTCACGACCGGCGCGCGGCCGGCTGGCCCCGGCGCATGCTGCACGAGGCGGTCGTGCACGGCCTCGACGCGGCCGAGGCGCTGCGGCAGCCGACCCAGGTCGACGCCGCGATAGCGCGGGACGGCATCGAGGAGTTCCTCGGCACGATGCTGCACCACCCCACCATCCAGCGCCGCCTGCAGCCGGCCGACGGCACACCGCTGACCGGCACGCTGATCCTGGCCGCGGCGGACACCGGCGAGATCTGGCGGGTCGACCTCGGCCCGGCCGGCTCCCGCTGGCGCCGCGTCACCAGCACCGCCGACGGCGACGCGGTCGTCCTCGGCGGCATCGCCGAGCTCTACCTCTACCTGTGGCACCGCGTCCCGGCCCCGACCGTGATGGGCTCCCCGGACCTGGTCGCCCAGTGGTCACGGGCAACCACCCTGTAG
- a CDS encoding DUF6924 domain-containing protein, producing MTLPIPPDAQGLLIRTDFTDDAAWDTFRKTLQRHLDDYRASMMFLDDRAHDGLTPGGLVRLAEGDEDLAIAFLVDGEALRDPEYPVVAVDLADEPGRAFRVIADEVFSVQTNLDLATTDFAGYARAAGRGGVYRGGV from the coding sequence ATGACCCTCCCGATCCCCCCGGACGCGCAAGGCCTGCTCATCCGCACCGACTTCACGGACGACGCGGCCTGGGACACGTTCCGCAAGACGCTGCAGCGTCACCTGGACGACTACCGCGCGTCGATGATGTTCCTCGACGACCGCGCGCACGACGGTCTCACGCCCGGCGGCCTGGTCCGGCTGGCCGAGGGCGACGAGGACCTGGCGATCGCGTTCCTGGTCGACGGCGAGGCGCTGCGCGACCCGGAGTACCCGGTGGTCGCGGTCGACCTCGCCGACGAGCCCGGGCGCGCGTTCCGGGTCATCGCGGACGAGGTCTTCAGCGTGCAGACGAACCTCGACCTGGCCACCACGGACTTCGCCGGCTACGCCCGCGCGGCCGGCCGGGGTGGCGTCTACCGCGGCGGCGTCTGA
- a CDS encoding RNA polymerase sigma factor, whose amino-acid sequence MNPSTPDPAGAFRELFRDTYDDLLLFVERRTHPAVAEDVVADVFLVAWRRFADVPVPRDEARAWLFTVAYHTMRNSRRSDHRQQSLALRILREPDTVARTESDRVAARLDLVQAWRHLSPDDQQVLTLTVFEDLTGSQAAKVLGITRATFSVRLMRARRRLRRHLDQAGPIPTPSTAPNAAAGRVAETGASA is encoded by the coding sequence GTGAACCCATCCACCCCCGATCCAGCGGGCGCGTTCCGGGAACTGTTCCGGGACACGTACGACGATCTGCTGCTCTTCGTGGAGCGCCGGACACATCCGGCGGTCGCGGAGGACGTGGTCGCGGACGTGTTCCTGGTGGCCTGGCGGCGCTTCGCGGACGTACCTGTCCCCCGTGACGAGGCCCGTGCCTGGCTGTTCACGGTCGCGTACCACACGATGCGCAACTCGCGCCGCAGTGACCATCGGCAGCAGAGTCTCGCGCTGCGCATCCTCCGGGAGCCGGACACCGTCGCCCGCACCGAGTCCGACCGGGTCGCGGCCCGGCTCGACCTGGTGCAGGCCTGGCGGCACCTGAGCCCGGACGACCAGCAGGTCCTGACGCTCACCGTGTTCGAGGACCTGACCGGGTCGCAGGCGGCGAAGGTCCTCGGCATCACGCGGGCCACGTTCAGCGTGCGGTTGATGCGTGCCCGGCGGCGTCTGCGCCGGCACCTCGACCAGGCCGGCCCGATCCCCACCCCGTCCACCGCCCCCAACGCCGCCGCGGGCCGCGTTGCCGAGACTGGAGCCTCCGCATGA
- a CDS encoding helix-turn-helix domain-containing protein, with protein MTDELYTIGQLARRTGLPVRTIRFWSDSDLLPPTTRSAGGYRLYDAAAVARLELVRTLRELGLGLDVVQQVLARQRTVADVAAAHVRALDAEIQLLRVRRAVLASVAARNSTTEEMRLMHKLAQLSARERQELIDEYVDATFGGVDPQSPGYGIAAGMRQLSLPDDPTPAQVDAWVELAELVTDADFRARTRQMAVAGETSQARLTAAYDFNAVQEKAGGALAGGVAPDSARGQEIARELVGDLGTEERRRLADEMAIFTDLRVERYWTLLGTINGWEPFTPKVPAFLWLIDALRAGA; from the coding sequence GTGACCGACGAGCTCTACACGATCGGGCAGCTGGCCCGGCGCACCGGACTGCCGGTGCGGACCATCCGGTTCTGGTCGGACAGCGACCTGCTGCCGCCGACCACGCGGTCCGCGGGCGGCTACCGGCTCTACGACGCGGCCGCGGTGGCCCGGCTGGAGCTGGTGCGGACGCTGCGCGAGCTGGGCCTCGGCCTGGACGTGGTGCAGCAGGTGCTGGCCCGGCAGCGGACCGTCGCGGACGTGGCGGCCGCGCACGTGCGGGCGCTGGACGCCGAGATCCAGTTGCTGCGGGTGCGGCGGGCGGTGCTGGCGTCGGTCGCGGCCCGGAACAGCACGACGGAGGAGATGAGACTCATGCACAAGCTGGCCCAGCTGTCCGCGCGGGAGCGGCAGGAACTGATCGACGAGTACGTGGACGCCACGTTCGGCGGCGTCGACCCGCAGAGCCCGGGCTACGGGATCGCGGCCGGCATGCGGCAGTTGTCCCTGCCGGACGATCCGACGCCCGCGCAGGTCGACGCGTGGGTGGAGCTGGCCGAGCTGGTCACCGACGCGGACTTCCGGGCCCGGACCCGGCAGATGGCGGTGGCCGGCGAGACGTCGCAGGCGCGGCTGACGGCGGCCTACGACTTCAACGCGGTCCAGGAGAAGGCCGGCGGCGCGCTCGCCGGCGGGGTCGCGCCGGACTCCGCGCGCGGCCAGGAGATCGCCCGGGAGCTGGTGGGCGATCTCGGGACGGAGGAGCGCCGGCGGCTCGCGGACGAAATGGCGATCTTCACGGACCTGCGGGTGGAGCGCTACTGGACGCTGCTCGGCACGATCAACGGCTGGGAGCCGTTCACCCCGAAGGTGCCCGCGTTCCTCTGGCTGATCGACGCGCTGCGCGCCGGGGCCTGA
- a CDS encoding nucleotidyl transferase AbiEii/AbiGii toxin family protein — translation MALRAQLGDAAREPGDVDLVVIPETVADHPDLREFLTAAAPVPERVRWEIIWAYDDAPGWRLVCPVPVDGAPDTSVQIDVVFGEALPMAPEPLALAPDTVVLAAPPALALGWKLRWLESDSYPQGKDLYDAVLLAEHTTVDPAMVRDLLRPEIMHEADRFGPDSVERWSVDWDNFRLEYPHITGDDSAWKQRLITALRRSYGMD, via the coding sequence GTGGCGCTCCGGGCCCAGCTCGGCGACGCCGCCCGCGAACCCGGCGACGTCGACCTGGTCGTCATCCCGGAGACCGTGGCGGACCACCCGGACCTGCGCGAGTTCCTGACCGCGGCGGCGCCCGTGCCGGAACGCGTCCGTTGGGAGATCATCTGGGCGTACGACGACGCGCCCGGCTGGCGGCTGGTCTGCCCGGTCCCGGTCGACGGGGCACCGGACACGTCCGTGCAGATCGACGTCGTCTTCGGCGAGGCGCTGCCGATGGCCCCGGAACCGCTGGCCCTGGCGCCGGACACGGTCGTGCTCGCGGCCCCGCCGGCGCTCGCGCTCGGCTGGAAGCTGCGCTGGCTGGAGTCGGACTCCTACCCGCAGGGCAAGGACCTCTACGACGCGGTACTGCTCGCCGAGCACACCACGGTCGACCCGGCGATGGTCCGGGACCTGCTCCGCCCGGAGATCATGCACGAGGCCGACCGGTTCGGGCCGGACTCGGTGGAACGATGGTCCGTCGACTGGGACAACTTCCGCCTGGAATATCCGCACATCACCGGCGACGACAGCGCCTGGAAACAACGCCTGATCACCGCACTGCGCCGGTCGTACGGGATGGACTAG
- a CDS encoding ArsR/SmtB family transcription factor: protein MTWWQIDTETLAGARFVISPVAEATGALLRLHKGGGDHDFVAAHRAAYRRWIDDRPDLRLVLAASLRPGWLADFVAPPQAVTERPIAEEIDRIRRTPDAHAHADIARALALTGGPSPPDVLGALAPGPLVAELLEWVWETTIAPDWSRRRRILEADVVARTRQLTQGGWVAALADLKADMRWLGNGRLQINAARYPPREVSGTLLFVPITVGRGWVAGDERDRGRQAITYPASAPLALTGPSRPAPDALARLLGPVRARLLMLLDPPKSTTQLVALTGLALGSVGRHLAILLDAGLVLRRRSGRSVLYSLTAAGRTLIDAAAATGGSPAQA from the coding sequence ATGACGTGGTGGCAGATCGACACCGAGACGCTGGCCGGTGCCCGGTTCGTGATCTCCCCGGTGGCGGAGGCGACCGGCGCGCTGCTCCGCCTCCACAAGGGCGGCGGTGATCATGACTTCGTCGCGGCGCACCGGGCCGCGTACCGCCGGTGGATCGACGACCGGCCCGACCTGCGACTGGTGCTCGCGGCGTCGCTGCGGCCCGGCTGGCTGGCCGATTTCGTCGCGCCGCCGCAGGCGGTGACGGAACGCCCGATCGCGGAGGAGATCGACCGGATCCGCCGGACCCCGGACGCGCACGCCCACGCGGACATCGCCCGGGCGCTCGCGCTCACCGGCGGCCCGTCACCGCCGGACGTGCTCGGCGCGCTGGCCCCCGGCCCGCTCGTCGCGGAACTGCTGGAATGGGTGTGGGAGACGACCATCGCGCCGGACTGGTCCCGCCGCCGGCGGATCCTGGAGGCCGACGTGGTGGCCCGCACCCGGCAGCTCACCCAGGGCGGCTGGGTGGCCGCGCTCGCCGACCTGAAGGCGGACATGCGCTGGCTCGGCAACGGTCGCCTGCAGATCAACGCGGCCCGGTACCCGCCCCGCGAGGTCTCCGGCACGCTGCTGTTCGTGCCGATCACGGTCGGCCGCGGCTGGGTCGCCGGCGACGAACGCGACCGCGGCCGCCAGGCGATCACCTATCCGGCGTCCGCGCCGCTGGCCCTGACCGGCCCGTCCCGGCCGGCCCCGGACGCGCTCGCCCGGCTGCTCGGCCCGGTCCGCGCCCGGCTCCTGATGCTGCTCGACCCGCCGAAGTCGACCACGCAACTGGTCGCGCTGACCGGCCTCGCGCTCGGCAGCGTCGGCCGCCACCTGGCCATCCTGCTCGACGCCGGCCTGGTCCTGCGCCGGCGCTCCGGCCGCTCCGTCCTCTACTCGCTGACCGCCGCCGGCCGCACCCTGATCGACGCGGCCGCGGCCACCGGCGGGTCCCCGGCCCAGGCCTGA
- a CDS encoding NUDIX hydrolase, translated as MRIIDKVAWLRIEDGRILSTRSHGKDVFYFPGGKREPGESDLDTLTREIAEELTVTVDPATAVPAGVFEARAHGHAEDVLVRMTCYTADYTGALRPAAEIAEVVWLTYADRDRTSPVDRIIFDHLREKGLLS; from the coding sequence ATGCGCATCATCGACAAGGTCGCCTGGCTCCGGATCGAGGACGGCCGCATCCTCTCCACCCGCTCGCACGGCAAGGACGTCTTCTACTTCCCCGGCGGCAAGCGGGAACCGGGAGAGTCCGACCTGGACACGCTGACCCGGGAGATCGCGGAGGAGCTGACCGTGACCGTCGATCCGGCGACCGCGGTCCCGGCCGGTGTGTTCGAGGCCCGGGCGCACGGCCACGCGGAGGACGTGCTGGTCCGGATGACCTGCTACACCGCGGACTACACCGGCGCGCTGAGGCCGGCCGCGGAGATCGCCGAGGTGGTGTGGCTGACCTACGCCGACCGGGACCGTACGTCCCCGGTCGACCGGATCATCTTCGACCACCTCCGGGAAAAGGGACTGCTGAGCTGA
- a CDS encoding bifunctional 5,10-methylenetetrahydrofolate dehydrogenase/5,10-methenyltetrahydrofolate cyclohydrolase, with protein sequence MSARLLPGKPVADAVLEDVTARVAALKAKGVTPALATILVGDDDASAGYIRIKQKQAGELGFVSPHAHLPGDVTQEELERVIRGFNDDKDVHGLLVQYPIPGHLDYDRALQVMDPDMDVDGLHPLNMGRLALGLPGPLPCTPAGIEALLAHYDIPVAGREVVILGRGATLGRPLAMLLAQKRPTANAAVTVVHTGVADWPRYTQRADVLIAAAGVPGIIQPEHVKPGAVVVGGGVRYEGRRILPDVDESCAEVAGAITPRVGGVGPTTVAMLFRNAVAAAERATA encoded by the coding sequence ATGTCTGCCCGACTTCTCCCTGGCAAGCCCGTCGCCGACGCCGTCCTGGAGGACGTCACCGCGCGCGTCGCCGCACTGAAGGCCAAGGGCGTGACGCCCGCGCTCGCGACGATCCTGGTCGGCGACGACGACGCGAGCGCCGGATACATCCGCATCAAGCAGAAGCAGGCCGGCGAGCTGGGCTTCGTGTCGCCGCACGCGCACCTGCCCGGCGACGTCACCCAGGAGGAGCTGGAGCGGGTCATCCGCGGCTTCAACGACGACAAGGACGTGCACGGCCTGCTCGTGCAGTACCCGATCCCGGGCCACCTCGACTACGACCGGGCGCTGCAGGTGATGGACCCGGACATGGACGTCGACGGCCTCCACCCGCTGAACATGGGGCGGCTCGCGCTCGGCCTGCCCGGCCCGCTGCCGTGCACACCGGCCGGCATCGAGGCGCTGCTCGCCCACTACGACATCCCGGTCGCCGGCCGCGAGGTCGTCATCCTCGGCCGCGGCGCCACGCTCGGCCGTCCCCTCGCGATGCTGCTGGCGCAGAAGCGGCCGACCGCGAACGCGGCCGTCACCGTCGTGCACACCGGCGTCGCCGACTGGCCGCGGTACACGCAGCGCGCCGACGTGCTGATCGCCGCCGCCGGCGTGCCCGGCATCATCCAGCCGGAGCACGTCAAGCCGGGCGCGGTCGTGGTCGGCGGCGGCGTCCGCTACGAGGGCCGCCGGATCCTGCCGGACGTCGACGAGAGCTGCGCCGAGGTCGCCGGCGCGATCACCCCGCGGGTCGGCGGCGTCGGCCCGACCACGGTCGCGATGCTGTTCCGCAACGCGGTCGCGGCCGCGGAACGCGCCACCGCCTGA
- a CDS encoding DMT family transporter, with the protein MGFVLCLVAASGFGLAPLFAKQAYAGGLSVTTMLTVRFALAALLLWAIVAIRRRPVRLPGRTLAVCVGLGAIGYALQGAAYFGAVSMIDASLAALLLYTYPALTLILGVSLRRARADRRRVLALAVSGGGLVMLLGAGFDGGLGVLLALTAAGTYAVYLTVSETLPADLDVFLLTAIVCSSAAVSLALGGAATGGLHAPGAASAWLWVPVIAVIGTVLPIAAMFAGVRLVGASTAAILCGLEPAITVLSTALVFGERLTAAQLAGGAAILAAVVILQLPARKPAPAAVAPAALAPEPVAAPVPAGQAPARSASISQRNAGTFGVNGSQPLIVPSSVQ; encoded by the coding sequence GTGGGATTCGTGTTGTGCCTGGTCGCGGCGTCCGGCTTCGGGCTGGCGCCGCTGTTCGCGAAGCAGGCGTACGCCGGTGGACTGTCCGTGACGACGATGCTGACGGTCCGGTTCGCGCTGGCCGCGCTGCTGCTGTGGGCGATCGTCGCGATCCGGCGCCGCCCGGTCCGCCTGCCGGGCCGCACGCTCGCGGTCTGCGTCGGGCTGGGCGCGATCGGCTACGCGTTGCAGGGCGCGGCGTACTTCGGCGCGGTCTCGATGATCGACGCGTCGCTGGCCGCGCTGCTGCTCTACACGTACCCGGCGCTGACCCTGATCCTGGGTGTGTCGCTGCGCCGGGCGCGCGCGGACCGGCGGCGGGTGCTCGCGCTGGCCGTGTCCGGCGGCGGGCTGGTCATGCTGCTCGGTGCCGGCTTCGACGGCGGGCTGGGTGTGCTGCTCGCGTTGACCGCGGCCGGTACGTACGCGGTCTACCTGACCGTGTCCGAGACGCTGCCCGCGGACCTGGACGTGTTCCTGCTGACCGCGATCGTGTGCTCGTCGGCCGCGGTCAGCCTCGCGCTGGGCGGCGCGGCGACCGGGGGACTGCACGCCCCCGGCGCCGCGTCGGCCTGGCTGTGGGTGCCGGTGATCGCGGTGATCGGCACGGTGCTGCCGATCGCCGCGATGTTCGCCGGCGTGCGTCTCGTCGGCGCGTCCACGGCCGCGATCCTGTGCGGCCTGGAACCGGCGATCACGGTCCTGTCGACCGCGCTGGTGTTCGGTGAGCGGCTGACCGCGGCGCAGCTGGCCGGCGGCGCCGCGATCCTGGCCGCGGTGGTGATCCTGCAGCTGCCGGCCCGGAAGCCGGCGCCGGCCGCCGTGGCACCGGCCGCCCTGGCACCGGAACCCGTCGCCGCGCCGGTGCCGGCCGGTCAGGCCCCGGCGCGCAGCGCGTCGATCAGCCAGAGGAACGCGGGCACCTTCGGGGTGAACGGCTCCCAGCCGTTGATCGTGCCGAGCAGCGTCCAGTAG